The proteins below come from a single Corynebacterium cystitidis genomic window:
- a CDS encoding metal ABC transporter solute-binding protein, Zn/Mn family gives MKMMRTVFAAFAASTLAFAAGCTTEETTGTDTTAASSENGTEDGSEDGLSIVASTSIWGDVASAVVTDQDAEITAIISGNSVDPHHFEPAAADLAKAAEADIVVVGGGGYDAWLYEVVDEEKIVHALPLIAHSHDHDHGDHDHDHAHDHGDHDHAHDHGDHDHAHDHGDHDHAHDHGDHDHDHAHDHGDHEGPIKMIDGNEHIWYDTDAVEYVAEEIEAAAKAIDPEIEADAQPVIDRMGEMDELIADLPAANVTQSESVGDYIIHDSELTDITPESYRKAILSHSEPAAADLAAFLDTLENEPVDLLIFNPQTATDTSQRIHDAAEEKDIPIVEIAETPEEGVNFLDYFEDRVNALAEAAKA, from the coding sequence ATGAAAATGATGCGCACCGTTTTTGCAGCCTTCGCCGCCAGCACGCTGGCCTTCGCGGCCGGCTGCACCACTGAAGAAACCACTGGAACCGACACCACCGCAGCCTCCTCCGAAAACGGCACCGAGGACGGCTCCGAAGACGGCCTCTCCATCGTGGCTTCAACCAGCATTTGGGGTGACGTCGCCTCAGCCGTCGTCACCGACCAAGACGCCGAAATCACCGCCATTATCAGCGGCAACTCCGTCGACCCGCACCACTTTGAACCCGCCGCCGCAGACCTTGCCAAAGCAGCCGAAGCCGACATCGTCGTCGTCGGTGGCGGAGGCTACGACGCCTGGCTCTACGAAGTCGTCGACGAAGAGAAAATCGTCCACGCCCTACCGCTGATCGCGCACTCCCACGACCACGATCACGGCGATCACGACCATGACCATGCGCACGATCACGGCGACCACGACCATGCGCACGATCACGGCGACCACGACCATGCGCACGATCACGGCGATCACGACCATGCGCACGACCACGGCGATCACGACCACGACCATGCGCACGATCACGGCGATCACGAAGGCCCGATCAAGATGATCGACGGCAATGAGCACATCTGGTACGACACCGACGCCGTCGAGTACGTCGCCGAAGAAATCGAGGCAGCTGCGAAGGCTATCGACCCCGAGATCGAAGCAGACGCACAGCCAGTCATCGACCGCATGGGCGAGATGGACGAACTGATCGCGGATCTGCCTGCTGCGAACGTGACCCAGTCGGAGTCCGTCGGTGACTACATCATCCACGATTCCGAACTGACTGATATCACCCCCGAGTCCTACCGCAAGGCTATCCTGAGCCACTCAGAGCCAGCGGCTGCAGATCTCGCCGCGTTCCTTGACACCCTCGAAAATGAACCTGTCGATCTCCTCATTTTCAACCCTCAGACAGCGACCGATACTTCACAGCGTATCCATGACGCGGCCGAGGAAAAGGACATCCCCATCGTTGAGATCGCCGAGACCCCTGAGGAAGGCGTGAACTTCCTCGACTACTTTGAGGATCGCGTGAACGCCCTGGCAGAAGCCGCCAAGGCCTAG
- a CDS encoding LacI family DNA-binding transcriptional regulator: MAPRPVKRGTLASIAADLGVSRTTVSNAYNHPDQLSPELRERILAAAKARGYSGPDPMARSLRTRRVGSFGVLLTEQLSFAFEDLASIDFLAGLAASAYGLHNTMTLVPVGPLADDSTQLITNAVVDGFVVYSVAAHDPHLEAARNRGLPIVVVDQPYDVDDLPFVGIDDHAAIQPAAQSLLDAGHRRIGILAKRMHRAEFNGHLDCDQLGQADLHVQRERVRGALDAFAAAGVCDVPVVVRHFNDHDAAVDAARELLDTHPDLTAVLCTTDSMAFGVLDFCAARGMSVPGDVSVTGFDGVDLAHVRGLTTVNQPNRKKGSTVGKILKSLVDDYVADRTTSGPAPHVVIPTTFSPGRTVDAPRPDC; this comes from the coding sequence ATGGCACCGCGCCCTGTGAAGCGAGGCACTCTCGCGTCGATTGCAGCCGACCTCGGCGTTTCGCGCACCACTGTGTCTAATGCGTATAACCATCCGGACCAGTTGTCGCCGGAGTTGCGCGAGCGCATTTTGGCGGCTGCGAAGGCGCGCGGATATTCGGGGCCGGATCCGATGGCGCGTTCGTTGCGTACGCGCCGGGTGGGTTCGTTTGGGGTGTTGTTGACGGAGCAGTTGTCGTTTGCGTTTGAGGATCTTGCCTCGATTGATTTCCTTGCGGGTTTGGCTGCCTCGGCGTATGGCTTGCATAATACGATGACGCTGGTGCCCGTCGGTCCGCTTGCCGACGATTCCACCCAGCTTATTACTAACGCCGTGGTGGATGGGTTTGTGGTGTATTCGGTTGCAGCGCATGATCCCCATTTGGAGGCTGCCCGCAACCGTGGTTTACCGATCGTCGTCGTCGACCAGCCCTATGATGTCGATGATTTGCCGTTTGTGGGTATTGATGATCATGCGGCGATCCAGCCGGCTGCCCAGTCGTTGCTGGATGCTGGCCACCGGAGGATTGGCATTCTGGCCAAGCGTATGCACCGGGCTGAGTTTAACGGCCATCTCGACTGTGATCAGTTGGGCCAGGCTGATCTGCATGTGCAGCGCGAGCGGGTGCGCGGCGCTTTGGATGCGTTTGCTGCCGCCGGTGTGTGTGATGTGCCGGTGGTGGTGCGCCACTTCAACGATCATGATGCGGCGGTTGATGCGGCCCGTGAGCTGCTTGATACCCACCCGGATTTGACGGCTGTGCTGTGCACGACAGATTCGATGGCGTTTGGTGTGCTGGATTTTTGCGCGGCGCGCGGGATGAGTGTGCCAGGTGATGTGAGTGTGACTGGTTTCGACGGCGTCGACTTGGCCCATGTGCGCGGGCTGACCACCGTGAACCAGCCGAACCGGAAGAAGGGGTCGACGGTGGGCAAAATTTTAAAATCGCTTGTCGACGACTACGTGGCCGACCGCACCACTTCTGGTCCAGCGCCACACGTGGTGATCCCCACTACGTTTAGTCCTGGACGAACCGTTGACGCTCCTCGGCCAGACTGTTAA
- the otsB gene encoding trehalose-phosphatase → MSSTQSALDSALARLARAASLLVVSDFDGTLAQLNPDPAAVVAHPESLAALNRLSAMPQTEVVVLSGRHLAGLRAVCPLRTPVVLVGSHGAEPSDGALVLDDESLAYLAHIEAQLDAIAATEELASVEVKPYQRVLHVAAVAEHDPARADELLSQALALKTGGRPVTPGSNIVEFSAVARSKGDWVALRAQEFAATMFIGDDVTDESVFPVLGPNDVGVKVLRQPAPGGDAPRNGAAAQAIPASTSAEFSVDSVDAVADVFNSLAEERQRFVQD, encoded by the coding sequence ATGAGTAGCACCCAGTCTGCCCTTGACTCAGCCCTCGCCCGGCTGGCCCGCGCTGCATCCCTACTTGTCGTATCTGATTTCGACGGCACCCTGGCACAGCTAAACCCGGACCCGGCGGCAGTGGTAGCCCACCCTGAGTCGCTTGCGGCACTAAACCGTCTGTCGGCGATGCCTCAGACCGAGGTGGTGGTCCTATCCGGCCGGCACCTAGCGGGGTTGCGTGCGGTGTGCCCGTTGCGCACACCGGTGGTGCTGGTCGGCTCGCATGGGGCGGAACCGTCCGACGGGGCGCTTGTGCTTGACGACGAATCCCTGGCCTATCTCGCCCACATTGAAGCCCAGCTCGACGCCATCGCGGCGACCGAAGAACTAGCCTCAGTCGAGGTCAAACCGTATCAGCGGGTGTTACATGTCGCAGCTGTTGCCGAACATGACCCCGCGCGTGCCGACGAATTACTGTCCCAGGCGCTCGCCCTGAAGACCGGCGGGCGGCCCGTCACCCCGGGCAGTAATATCGTCGAATTTTCCGCAGTCGCACGAAGCAAGGGGGACTGGGTGGCGTTACGCGCCCAGGAATTTGCCGCCACTATGTTTATCGGCGACGATGTGACCGACGAATCAGTTTTCCCGGTGCTTGGGCCGAACGACGTTGGGGTGAAAGTTCTCCGCCAGCCAGCACCAGGAGGCGACGCACCGCGCAATGGTGCGGCAGCTCAGGCAATTCCGGCGTCGACTAGCGCAGAATTCAGCGTCGATTCTGTTGACGCAGTTGCCGACGTCTTTAACAGTCTGGCCGAGGAGCGTCAACGGTTCGTCCAGGACTAA
- a CDS encoding alpha,alpha-trehalose-phosphate synthase (UDP-forming), translated as MYGDNAFVVVANRLPVDLVGGRWVPSPGGLVAALEPVLQSHQGCWVGWPGIPDAVMEPFEHAGVRLHPVHLTTSDYAEFYEGFSNATLWPLFHDLIVHPVFEQSWWQRYQQVNEKFAAEVAAVAARGATVWVQDYQLMLVPGLLHQLRPDVTIGFFMHIPFPAPDLFRQLPWRDELLAGLRGANLVGFQRDRDEQNFQALGDASISTGTFPISIDPSGFGPVDASRVTTIRQSLGEPDTMILGVDRLDYTKGILKRLVAVEELLEQELIDDVSFVQIATPSRERIDHYRQTRAAVEQAVGRINGRFGDIGRPVVHYYHRQVSKSQLRDYYAAADVMLVTPFKDGMNLVAKEYVACHPHGDGALVLSEFAGAASELSAAYLCNPFDGESIKRAIVEAIAGRGSQAAQSAMLAMNRQVNENTVAVWADAFLRRLSKEG; from the coding sequence ATGTACGGCGACAACGCCTTCGTGGTGGTGGCCAACAGGCTTCCTGTGGATCTGGTCGGCGGGCGTTGGGTGCCGTCGCCGGGCGGGCTCGTTGCTGCGCTTGAGCCTGTCTTGCAGTCCCACCAGGGGTGTTGGGTGGGTTGGCCGGGTATTCCTGACGCAGTGATGGAGCCATTCGAACACGCTGGTGTCCGGCTGCACCCGGTGCACTTAACGACGAGCGACTACGCCGAATTCTACGAAGGTTTCTCCAACGCAACCCTGTGGCCCCTATTTCACGACCTGATTGTTCACCCGGTATTTGAACAGTCGTGGTGGCAGCGCTACCAGCAGGTCAATGAGAAATTCGCGGCTGAGGTGGCGGCCGTGGCTGCACGCGGTGCAACGGTGTGGGTGCAGGATTACCAGCTCATGTTAGTGCCCGGCTTGCTCCACCAGTTACGGCCCGATGTGACCATCGGGTTTTTTATGCACATTCCGTTTCCGGCGCCGGATTTGTTCCGCCAGTTGCCGTGGCGTGACGAGCTGCTGGCGGGGCTCCGCGGTGCTAATTTGGTTGGTTTCCAACGCGACCGGGATGAGCAGAATTTTCAGGCGTTGGGGGATGCGTCGATAAGCACTGGCACTTTCCCGATCTCGATCGACCCGTCCGGCTTCGGCCCGGTAGACGCGTCGCGCGTGACGACGATCCGCCAGTCGCTGGGCGAACCGGACACCATGATTCTGGGCGTGGACCGCCTGGACTACACCAAGGGGATCTTGAAGCGGCTGGTTGCTGTGGAGGAACTCTTGGAGCAGGAGCTGATCGATGATGTGAGCTTTGTGCAGATTGCCACCCCATCGCGAGAACGCATCGACCATTACCGGCAAACACGTGCGGCCGTGGAGCAGGCGGTCGGCCGGATCAACGGGCGATTTGGGGACATTGGCCGGCCGGTGGTGCATTACTACCACCGCCAGGTGTCAAAGTCTCAGCTGCGCGACTATTATGCCGCAGCCGATGTGATGCTGGTGACCCCGTTCAAAGACGGTATGAACCTGGTAGCCAAGGAATATGTGGCCTGCCACCCACATGGTGATGGGGCGCTGGTGTTGTCCGAGTTTGCAGGTGCTGCCAGTGAACTATCGGCGGCGTATCTGTGTAACCCGTTCGATGGGGAGTCGATTAAGCGTGCCATTGTCGAGGCGATTGCCGGCCGTGGTTCACAGGCGGCACAAAGCGCAATGCTGGCGATGAACCGGCAGGTCAACGAGAATACGGTGGCGGTGTGGGCCGATGCGTTCCTGCGCCGGTTAAGCAAGGAGGGCTAG
- the thrE gene encoding threonine/serine exporter ThrE, with the protein MPNAFTKLWDKIRGDQVATIDQAITSPPPSPLAPVDLTDPAQVTAVMNIATRIGDLLLSSGTSNADTRAQMHTVASSYGLHYLHIDITFSSIRLHTTIGTTEKTPLSVMRVVDGMDPNFSKLAKVDKLIRSIRAGGTRPEMAEKILDEIYLSPPPYGPVMTLAGWIVFGGAVAILFGGGFGMATLGGITGGVIMVINTWLGKHSLPYFFQCVAGGLLATIPAAIAYEITAYAGIAFRPSLVIASGIVVLLAGLSLVQSLQDGMTGAPVTASARFFQTMLNTGGIVAGVAAGIQFSEIFGRGLPPMESMGATATFGSAGAIIVAGTVTAAAFAVASYGDWSAIWVSGLASSFGSVAYYLVLLPAETSPVLAAAICAVMVGLAGGLLARRFGVPPLITQIAGVTPFLPGLTTYRAMYGILNDQLLIGLANLGTAIGTALALAAGVTLGEWFARRIRRPQVLHPYRAFRAAGRITFQQIRRAERIARSQKIVRPAVRVPRRHAQANTAPQPPAHPSINPDQHESGSTK; encoded by the coding sequence GTGCCCAATGCTTTCACAAAACTGTGGGACAAGATTCGTGGCGACCAAGTAGCCACCATCGACCAGGCGATCACCTCACCACCGCCGTCCCCACTTGCACCGGTTGACCTGACCGACCCTGCCCAGGTGACTGCCGTGATGAATATCGCGACACGGATCGGGGACTTGTTGTTGTCGTCGGGAACGTCTAATGCGGATACGCGTGCCCAGATGCACACAGTGGCATCGTCGTACGGCTTGCACTACTTGCATATCGACATCACGTTTAGCTCGATCAGGTTGCACACGACGATCGGTACCACGGAGAAAACCCCGCTGAGTGTGATGCGTGTGGTTGACGGCATGGACCCCAATTTTTCGAAACTGGCCAAGGTAGACAAACTAATCCGCTCCATCCGCGCCGGCGGTACCCGCCCGGAAATGGCGGAGAAAATCTTGGACGAGATCTACCTCTCCCCACCACCGTATGGGCCGGTGATGACTCTGGCGGGTTGGATCGTGTTCGGCGGCGCGGTGGCCATCCTGTTTGGCGGCGGCTTTGGGATGGCAACGCTCGGCGGAATCACCGGTGGAGTCATCATGGTCATCAACACGTGGCTGGGCAAGCACTCGCTGCCATATTTCTTCCAGTGCGTTGCCGGCGGCCTGCTTGCAACAATCCCGGCCGCCATCGCGTATGAAATCACGGCTTATGCAGGAATAGCGTTTCGCCCGAGCCTGGTCATCGCGTCCGGCATCGTGGTTCTTCTCGCAGGCCTGTCATTGGTGCAGTCGCTGCAAGACGGGATGACTGGGGCGCCGGTGACAGCCAGCGCCCGGTTTTTTCAAACCATGTTGAACACCGGGGGCATTGTGGCCGGTGTGGCTGCGGGCATTCAGTTCAGTGAGATTTTTGGGCGCGGTCTCCCACCCATGGAATCGATGGGGGCCACCGCAACCTTTGGCTCGGCTGGCGCGATCATTGTTGCCGGTACTGTCACGGCTGCTGCGTTTGCTGTGGCGTCCTACGGCGATTGGTCGGCGATCTGGGTGTCTGGGTTGGCCTCCTCGTTCGGGTCTGTCGCCTACTATCTCGTTTTGCTGCCCGCCGAAACCAGTCCGGTGTTGGCCGCGGCGATCTGTGCCGTGATGGTGGGCCTGGCCGGTGGTTTGCTGGCCCGCCGATTCGGGGTGCCACCACTGATCACCCAGATTGCCGGTGTGACTCCGTTTCTGCCCGGGTTGACCACCTACCGGGCGATGTACGGCATTCTCAACGACCAGCTGCTGATCGGCCTGGCTAACCTGGGCACCGCGATCGGCACGGCGCTTGCGTTGGCGGCAGGGGTGACGTTGGGTGAGTGGTTTGCTCGGCGGATCCGACGCCCGCAAGTGCTCCACCCCTACCGCGCGTTTCGCGCTGCAGGCCGCATCACGTTCCAGCAGATACGCCGCGCTGAGCGAATCGCCCGCTCGCAGAAGATTGTGCGTCCGGCGGTGCGGGTGCCTCGTCGTCACGCGCAGGCGAACACCGCACCGCAACCTCCCGCACACCCTTCCATAAATCCTGACCAACACGAGTCTGGCTCAACTAAGTAG
- a CDS encoding diaminopimelate dehydrogenase has protein sequence MMTLRVGIVGYGNLGKSVEKLIALQPDMEVAAVFSRREALDTQARVLPVADFADYQDEIDVAILCLGSATDIPEQAPEFAKYVNTVDTYDNHRDVPRHRQAMHEVAEAHNTVAIVSTGWDPGMFSLNRTMAEALLSNAKQNTFWGPGLSQGHSDAVRRVAGVKKGVQYTIPAEDALERARAGETEGLDGKSAHKRVCYIVPEELNDDELKQRIEDDIRTMPDYFVGYEVEVHFVDDATFDAEHTGMPHGGHVITTGDTGGQQHLIEYTLKLDRNPDFTGAVAIAYARAAARIAQNEAYGAYSVLEVPPYLISATPLDELIARDV, from the coding sequence ATTATGACCTTGCGCGTTGGCATTGTTGGTTACGGAAATCTGGGCAAGAGTGTGGAAAAGCTCATCGCCTTGCAGCCCGATATGGAGGTTGCGGCGGTGTTTTCTCGTCGTGAAGCACTTGACACACAGGCGCGTGTGCTGCCGGTCGCGGACTTCGCCGACTATCAAGACGAGATCGACGTGGCCATCTTGTGTTTGGGTTCGGCGACTGATATTCCGGAGCAGGCCCCAGAGTTCGCGAAGTATGTCAACACCGTGGACACTTATGACAACCATCGCGATGTGCCACGCCACCGCCAGGCGATGCATGAGGTTGCTGAGGCCCACAACACTGTTGCTATCGTGTCTACCGGCTGGGATCCGGGCATGTTTTCATTGAACCGCACGATGGCGGAGGCGTTGTTGTCGAACGCGAAGCAGAACACGTTTTGGGGTCCGGGCCTGTCGCAGGGCCATTCGGATGCGGTGCGTCGCGTCGCGGGAGTGAAGAAGGGTGTGCAGTACACTATCCCAGCAGAGGATGCGCTGGAGCGTGCCCGCGCCGGGGAGACGGAGGGCTTGGATGGCAAGAGTGCGCATAAGCGCGTGTGTTACATAGTGCCGGAGGAGCTTAACGACGACGAGCTGAAGCAGCGCATCGAGGATGACATTCGCACCATGCCGGACTATTTCGTGGGATATGAGGTGGAGGTGCATTTCGTCGATGATGCGACCTTTGATGCTGAGCACACCGGGATGCCTCATGGTGGGCATGTGATCACCACTGGTGATACGGGTGGTCAGCAGCACCTCATTGAGTACACGTTGAAGCTTGACCGTAACCCTGATTTCACGGGTGCGGTGGCGATTGCGTATGCACGGGCCGCGGCGCGCATTGCGCAAAACGAGGCTTATGGTGCGTATTCGGTGTTGGAGGTACCCCCGTATTTGATTTCGGCTACCCCGCTTGATGAACTTATCGCACGCGACGTGTAG
- a CDS encoding MFS transporter, whose protein sequence is MSQPASSPTPSDTNSASANSASGAQPSASPAIPGQRTDRLSVAAWASWDAGSAAFHAVLVTFIFSVDLVDDVGTTVDSALKPSQWYSLSMAAAGIVIALVTPVMGQRADQKGTRKQAVIVWTLWTIAAMAGLYFVKNTAPEYFWLGLVLIACSSVTIQFAEVSYFAMLNQVSTEHTVGRVSGIGWAAGYVGGIAVLLLSYILFQSGSGDTRGILRITTDEGLNTRTVAIFAAAWFLVCALPLFIRVPEVPTQNDTFNDSFLASYRRLFRDLKTLWRTNKNGVFFLAASAIFRDGLSGVFAFGAILAVTVYGLSTSEVLLFGVAANVVAALGATVGGFLDDKVGPKAVILTSLVIMILAGFTLLFASGALAFWVLGLILCLFVGPAQSSSRSFVARVTPPGHEGQMFGLYTTAGRAVSWLTPLLFATFVGISGSDDRAGIIGIVMVLLIGVILIIRVRDPHRNPGPKSKPGQRK, encoded by the coding sequence ATGAGTCAGCCTGCCAGCTCTCCAACTCCCAGCGACACCAACTCCGCGTCCGCCAACTCCGCGTCCGGCGCGCAACCAAGCGCGTCGCCTGCAATCCCAGGCCAGCGCACAGACCGACTCTCTGTCGCAGCGTGGGCATCGTGGGATGCCGGAAGTGCCGCTTTCCACGCGGTCTTAGTCACCTTCATTTTCTCGGTGGACCTGGTAGACGATGTGGGCACCACCGTTGATAGCGCCCTGAAACCATCGCAGTGGTACTCACTATCCATGGCTGCTGCCGGTATTGTGATCGCACTAGTCACGCCGGTAATGGGGCAGCGTGCCGACCAAAAAGGCACCCGCAAACAAGCCGTCATTGTGTGGACGCTATGGACAATCGCGGCGATGGCCGGGCTCTACTTTGTGAAAAACACGGCGCCGGAATACTTCTGGCTCGGGCTAGTCCTGATCGCATGTAGCTCAGTGACCATCCAATTTGCAGAAGTGTCGTATTTCGCCATGCTCAATCAGGTCTCCACGGAGCACACTGTGGGCCGAGTATCAGGCATCGGGTGGGCGGCCGGCTATGTGGGCGGCATCGCAGTGTTGTTGCTGTCCTATATTCTCTTCCAATCCGGAAGCGGCGACACTCGCGGCATCCTAAGAATTACTACCGACGAAGGACTCAACACTCGCACCGTCGCCATCTTCGCCGCTGCCTGGTTCTTAGTGTGCGCGCTGCCCCTCTTCATCCGCGTGCCTGAAGTCCCCACCCAAAACGACACATTTAACGACTCGTTTTTAGCTTCTTATCGGCGTCTTTTCCGCGACCTGAAAACACTCTGGCGCACGAACAAAAATGGTGTCTTCTTCCTGGCCGCGTCCGCCATTTTCCGCGACGGGCTGTCGGGAGTATTCGCTTTCGGCGCCATCCTTGCTGTCACAGTCTACGGCCTGTCCACCTCCGAGGTCTTGCTATTCGGGGTGGCTGCCAACGTAGTCGCCGCGCTCGGAGCCACAGTAGGTGGCTTCCTCGACGACAAGGTGGGCCCCAAAGCCGTCATCCTCACCTCGCTGGTGATCATGATCCTGGCCGGGTTTACACTGCTCTTCGCTTCCGGGGCCCTCGCGTTTTGGGTGCTCGGCCTAATCCTGTGTTTGTTCGTCGGCCCGGCACAGTCGTCGTCACGCTCGTTTGTCGCACGGGTTACCCCACCGGGACACGAAGGCCAAATGTTCGGCCTGTACACCACCGCAGGCCGTGCCGTCAGCTGGCTCACCCCACTGCTCTTTGCCACCTTCGTAGGCATTTCGGGCAGCGATGACCGCGCCGGCATCATTGGGATTGTCATGGTGTTGCTGATCGGCGTGATCTTGATCATCCGAGTCCGCGACCCGCACCGCAATCCGGGCCCAAAAAGTAAGCCAGGCCAAAGGAAATAA
- a CDS encoding response regulator transcription factor codes for MTETHNPQGIKVLVVDDEPNIVELLTVSLKFQGFEVESAASGQEALRIAREYRPDAYILDVMMPGMDGFELLTKLRSEGLDGPVLFLTAKDGVEDRIHGLTIGADDYVTKPFSLEEVITRLRVILRRGNVSDGEKEDATIRYADLTLNDDTHEVTKAGEIIDLSPTEFNLLRYLMLNAEVVLSKAKILDNVWHYDFGGDGNVVESYISYLRRKVDTGDVPLIHTVRGVGYVLRTPRQ; via the coding sequence ATGACTGAAACTCACAACCCGCAGGGCATTAAGGTGCTCGTTGTTGATGACGAGCCGAATATCGTCGAGTTGCTCACGGTGTCCCTGAAATTCCAGGGCTTCGAGGTGGAGTCGGCGGCGTCTGGGCAGGAAGCGCTGCGGATTGCCCGCGAGTACCGGCCGGATGCCTACATTTTGGATGTCATGATGCCTGGCATGGATGGGTTTGAGCTGCTGACTAAGCTGCGCTCTGAAGGTCTTGATGGGCCGGTGCTTTTTCTCACCGCGAAAGACGGTGTGGAGGACCGCATCCATGGCTTGACTATCGGCGCTGATGACTATGTGACTAAGCCGTTCAGCTTGGAAGAGGTGATCACGCGTTTGCGTGTGATTCTGCGTCGCGGCAATGTGTCCGACGGTGAGAAGGAAGATGCCACGATCCGTTACGCTGATTTGACGCTTAACGACGACACTCACGAGGTGACTAAGGCCGGCGAGATCATTGACTTGTCGCCTACTGAGTTCAACTTGCTGCGCTATCTCATGCTTAACGCTGAGGTGGTGCTGTCGAAGGCGAAAATTCTGGACAACGTGTGGCATTATGATTTCGGTGGCGACGGTAATGTTGTGGAGTCCTACATTTCTTACCTGCGCCGCAAGGTTGATACTGGAGACGTGCCACTGATTCATACTGTGCGTGGTGTCGGCTACGTTTTGCGTACTCCACGCCAGTAA
- a CDS encoding sensor histidine kinase, which yields MVVDTAVLGEQQGEKQNGKKRRKRPRDPKAPAFPLRNWLVMLMVIISGLGLIGSSTAVYMVLRGVLYQRIDDDLYMGIDGWAKSLDLPPGMSTQRLPSDYAQVRLPVGGPQRVINGKGSPPDISKIEQLHQPITLPSVEGSLEERDWRAMATIGDNGSIIVVAKSLDQEQNLLRNLMAIQFVISLLTLALMGVAAYYLVRRALRPLREVESTALEIADGELDLRVPEWPRNTEVGQLSYSLNTMLGQLQDSVEDAQLKESQMRRFVGDASHELRTPLTSLRGYTELYRQGATDDVDFVLGKIDDESKRMKLLVEDLLALTRAEGSRLNKKQIDLFELSLAVMGSARAAFPERTVTVDNNANSVPVVMGDPDRMHQILLNLVANGLKHGGRDASVKLVLREDRTNFYLDVSDNGVGMSVDVAAHIFERFYRADSSRTRADSGGGSGLGLAITKSLVEQHGGTITVESEEGVGSTFTVAIPRAEPADPVDQADSADSAESDAADVGLKVENRPSRRPKIRPVFPGLQGERRKPS from the coding sequence ATGGTCGTCGATACTGCGGTACTGGGTGAGCAGCAGGGCGAGAAGCAGAACGGGAAGAAGCGCAGAAAGCGTCCTCGCGATCCGAAAGCTCCTGCATTTCCGCTGCGTAACTGGCTTGTCATGCTGATGGTGATTATTTCAGGGCTGGGCCTGATTGGTAGTTCTACGGCTGTCTACATGGTTTTGCGTGGGGTGTTGTATCAGCGCATTGACGACGATTTGTACATGGGCATTGATGGGTGGGCGAAGTCTCTCGACCTTCCTCCTGGTATGTCGACGCAGCGTTTGCCGTCGGATTATGCGCAGGTGCGGTTGCCGGTTGGTGGCCCACAGCGTGTGATCAATGGGAAGGGCAGTCCGCCGGATATTTCGAAGATTGAGCAGCTGCATCAACCGATTACGCTTCCGTCGGTGGAGGGGTCCCTAGAGGAGCGCGATTGGCGGGCGATGGCCACGATAGGAGATAACGGCAGCATCATTGTGGTGGCGAAATCACTGGATCAGGAACAGAATTTGTTGCGAAATTTGATGGCGATTCAGTTTGTGATTTCGTTACTCACGTTGGCGTTGATGGGTGTTGCCGCCTACTATTTGGTGCGCCGTGCGTTGCGGCCCCTGCGGGAGGTGGAGAGCACCGCTCTTGAGATTGCTGATGGTGAACTGGACCTGCGGGTTCCGGAATGGCCACGCAATACTGAGGTGGGTCAGTTGTCTTACTCGTTGAATACGATGCTGGGCCAGCTGCAGGATTCGGTTGAAGATGCGCAACTGAAGGAGTCGCAAATGCGCCGGTTCGTCGGGGATGCGTCGCATGAGCTGCGCACCCCGCTGACGAGTTTGCGTGGGTACACCGAACTGTACCGCCAGGGAGCTACCGATGATGTGGATTTTGTGTTGGGCAAGATCGATGATGAGTCCAAGCGGATGAAGTTGTTGGTTGAAGACTTATTGGCTTTAACCCGTGCGGAGGGTAGCCGACTAAATAAGAAGCAGATTGACTTGTTTGAGCTGTCGTTGGCAGTGATGGGGTCGGCGCGTGCCGCTTTCCCAGAGCGTACGGTGACGGTGGATAACAACGCCAATAGTGTCCCGGTTGTGATGGGTGACCCAGATCGCATGCATCAGATCTTGCTTAATCTTGTGGCTAACGGGCTGAAGCATGGTGGTAGGGACGCTTCAGTGAAGCTTGTGCTGCGTGAAGATAGGACTAATTTTTATCTCGACGTCAGCGATAATGGTGTGGGAATGAGTGTGGATGTGGCCGCTCACATCTTTGAGCGTTTTTACCGGGCTGATTCGTCGCGGACCCGCGCCGATAGTGGTGGTGGTTCTGGTCTGGGCCTGGCGATTACGAAGTCGCTGGTGGAGCAGCACGGTGGCACCATCACCGTGGAATCGGAAGAAGGCGTGGGGTCCACATTCACGGTGGCGATTCCGCGCGCAGAACCGGCCGACCCGGTCGACCAGGCCGACTCGGCCGACTCGGCCGAATCTGATGCGGCTGACGTCGGCTTGAAGGTAGAGAACAGGCCGAGTAGAAGGCCGAAGATCAGACCTGTTTTTCCCGGGCTGCAAGGTGAGCGGCGAAAACCGAGCTAG